One Streptomyces fagopyri DNA window includes the following coding sequences:
- a CDS encoding response regulator transcription factor, translating into MTAEETGRPARVVVADDQTVVREGIVMLLGLLPGIEVVGAAGDGEEAVALVAELAPDVVLMDLRMPRCDGVEATRRIRADHPGTQVVVLTTYADDESLFPALKAGARGYLTKDAGGDEIVRAVESVLSGNAGLSPSVQRRLLERLSQPEPPRAEPVTPPDGLTARETEVLLLIADGLTNQEIARKLHVSTATVKTHINNLFAKTGLKDRAQAVRYAYGKGLVRPPVN; encoded by the coding sequence ATGACGGCGGAGGAGACCGGAAGGCCGGCCCGGGTCGTGGTGGCGGACGACCAGACGGTGGTGCGTGAGGGCATCGTGATGCTGCTGGGCCTGCTGCCGGGGATCGAGGTCGTGGGTGCGGCCGGGGACGGTGAGGAGGCCGTGGCGCTCGTCGCCGAACTCGCCCCGGACGTCGTGCTGATGGACCTGCGCATGCCTCGCTGTGACGGTGTCGAGGCGACCCGGCGCATCCGCGCCGACCATCCGGGGACACAGGTGGTCGTGCTCACCACGTACGCGGACGACGAGTCACTGTTTCCGGCGCTCAAGGCCGGGGCCCGCGGATATCTCACCAAGGACGCGGGCGGTGACGAGATCGTGCGCGCTGTGGAGAGCGTGCTGTCCGGGAACGCGGGACTCTCACCGAGTGTCCAACGGCGTTTGCTGGAACGGCTGTCGCAGCCGGAACCGCCGCGGGCCGAGCCGGTGACGCCACCCGACGGGCTCACCGCGCGGGAGACCGAGGTGCTGCTGCTGATCGCCGACGGGCTCACCAACCAGGAGATCGCCCGCAAGTTGCACGTCTCCACCGCCACGGTGAAGACCCACATCAACAATCTCTTCGCCAAGACGGGGCTCAAGGACCGTGCTCAAGCGGTGCGTTATGCCTATGGGAAGGGTCTCGTCCGGCCACCGGTGAATTGA
- a CDS encoding sensor histidine kinase: MTEHPWTRWPSREALSRAGVPGARRALAWTTRLFALGVLLWTTFSHSDLSGWGTAAAALGVVACGAGAWAFWQTTLQHRLLPSMGLLVMLLAIATVAASAGFRIPALVLWCACAISAMERLPLAAALPLTTVALSAYAAVNNDIWLTTVATAVGLVLAGYVLRLDAEARGSAERLLAQERAARAAEAESAALAERARIAREIHDVLAHSLSAQMVHLEAARLLIERGADRATILERVVAARGMAREGLAETRQALSALRGEMSPVEEFLGELVATSEGADVTVTGERRLLQAEASQAVRRVAQEALTNVRKHAPGAKVHVRLEYGEHEVTLAVRDSGGASGELGAAGAGYGLLGMRERAELLGGSLEAGPVEEGFVVTLKVPV, encoded by the coding sequence GTGACCGAGCATCCCTGGACCCGCTGGCCCTCCCGCGAGGCGCTCTCCCGGGCGGGAGTGCCCGGGGCCAGACGCGCGCTCGCCTGGACAACGCGCCTCTTCGCCCTCGGCGTGCTCCTGTGGACGACCTTTTCCCACAGCGATCTGAGCGGATGGGGCACCGCGGCGGCGGCGCTGGGGGTCGTCGCCTGTGGTGCCGGTGCCTGGGCCTTCTGGCAGACCACGCTCCAGCACCGGCTGCTGCCCTCCATGGGACTGCTCGTGATGCTGCTCGCGATCGCGACGGTGGCGGCGAGCGCGGGATTCAGGATTCCGGCCCTCGTGCTGTGGTGCGCGTGCGCGATCAGCGCCATGGAGAGGCTGCCCCTGGCCGCGGCGCTGCCGCTCACCACGGTGGCGCTGAGCGCCTACGCGGCGGTCAACAACGACATCTGGCTGACCACGGTGGCCACCGCCGTGGGGCTCGTCCTGGCGGGATACGTACTGCGCCTCGACGCGGAGGCGCGGGGGAGCGCCGAGCGGCTCCTCGCCCAGGAGCGCGCGGCACGTGCGGCCGAGGCGGAGTCGGCGGCGCTCGCGGAGCGCGCCCGGATCGCACGTGAGATCCACGACGTGCTGGCACACAGCCTCTCGGCGCAGATGGTGCACCTCGAGGCGGCCCGACTGCTGATCGAGCGGGGCGCCGACCGGGCGACGATCCTCGAACGCGTGGTGGCGGCGCGCGGGATGGCCAGGGAGGGGCTCGCCGAGACCCGGCAGGCGCTCTCCGCGCTACGGGGAGAGATGTCCCCGGTGGAGGAATTCCTGGGTGAACTGGTCGCCACGTCCGAAGGGGCCGATGTCACCGTCACGGGTGAACGCCGGCTCCTGCAGGCCGAGGCCTCGCAGGCGGTGCGGAGGGTGGCGCAGGAAGCCCTGACGAACGTCCGCAAGCACGCGCCGGGCGCCAAGGTCCACGTGCGGCTGGAATACGGCGAACACGAAGTGACACTGGCCGTACGGGACTCGGGGGGAGCGTCGGGAGAGCTCGGGGCCGCCGGCGCCGGGTACGGTCTGCTGGGCATGCGGGAGCGTGCCGAGCTGCTGGGCGGCTCGTTGGAGGCCGGGCCGGTCGAGGAGGGGTTCGTGGTCACGCTGAAGGTGCCCGTATGA
- a CDS encoding DUF1453 family protein, whose amino-acid sequence MSGLVNALVIVAVVVLVVARQFRTRRVSTDRRWWIVPAVLAVIAVREPGLVDSRHRAGAILLIGAEIIVGLAVGAAWAWTTRMWVEPDGTVWSRSTKAGAAVWGVGIAVRLGLFGIGVLLGVRQNSSALLLALAATLLVRSGILLWRSQSLRPAGEQGAAYGGGVPQAPWKERV is encoded by the coding sequence ATGTCCGGGCTCGTCAACGCCTTGGTGATCGTCGCCGTTGTTGTTCTGGTCGTCGCACGCCAGTTCCGTACGCGCAGGGTCAGCACGGACAGGCGCTGGTGGATCGTGCCGGCGGTGCTGGCCGTGATCGCTGTGCGTGAGCCGGGGCTCGTCGACTCCCGTCACCGGGCGGGGGCGATCCTCCTCATCGGGGCCGAGATCATCGTGGGGCTCGCGGTCGGGGCCGCCTGGGCGTGGACCACGCGAATGTGGGTGGAGCCGGACGGCACGGTGTGGAGCAGGAGCACCAAGGCCGGCGCGGCTGTCTGGGGTGTGGGTATAGCCGTGCGGCTGGGCCTCTTCGGCATCGGTGTGCTGCTGGGCGTGCGGCAGAACAGCTCCGCCCTGCTGCTCGCGCTCGCGGCCACGCTGCTGGTCCGCTCCGGGATCCTGCTCTGGCGGTCGCAGTCCCTGCGCCCGGCGGGCGAGCAGGGCGCGGCGTACGGTGGCGGCGTGCCCCAGGCTCCGTGGAAGGAGCGCGTGTGA